TGGTACTGCCCAACTGAAGAGAAAAGCCAGTCACGTGCAATCTCGTCGGGCTACCTATTTCCGCGATTGGCAAGAAGTATTAGTTGCCGCTAGTGATGGTACTTTTGCCCGTGACATTCGCCTCACCCAATCAGTAGGATTTAACCTTCTGTGTGCCGATGGAGCCAATCGCGCCTCCATTGGTGAACGTGCTGGTAATACTAGCGATGCTAACTTTTTGAGAACTTGGGATTATCAACAAGCTGCCGAGCAAATATCTGAATCTGCTGGTAAGATGCTCTACGCTGATTATGTAGAATCAGGCACTTACCCAATTATCATGGCCAATCACTTTGGCGGGGTCATCTTCCACGAAGCTTGCGGCCATTTATTAGAAACTACTCAAATTGAACGTAATACCTCTCCCTTTGCCGATCAAAAAGGCGAGAAAATTGCCCACGAAAGCCTGACAGCTTGGGATGAAGGGCGAGCCGAAAATGCCTTCGGAACAATTGACATGGATGACGAAGGTATGCCTGCTCAAAGAACTCTATTAATTGAAAAAGGCGTTCTAAAGAACTTCTTAGCAGACAGAACAGGTTCTTGGCGTACCGGACACCCTAGAACTGGAAGCGGACGCCGCCAAAATTATACTTTTGCCGCTGCTAGCCGGATGCGTAATACTTATATTGCTCCTGGTGAATATAGTATTGATGATTTATTTGCCTCCATTGATAAAGGCATTTACTGTAAAAAAATGGGTGGTGGTAGTGTAGGTGCTACAGGTCAATTTAACTTTGGTGTAGATGAAGCTTATTTGATTGAAAATGGCAAAATTACCAAACCTTTAAAAGGAGCAATTCTGATTGGTGAAGCTAAGGAAATTATGAATAAAATTTCCATGTGCTCCCAAGATTTAGAACTCGCACCTGGTTTTTGTGGTTCTGTTAGTGGCAGTATCTACACCACAGTAGGACAACCTCACATCAAGGTTGATTCTATTACTGTAGGCGGACGCTAATAATTACTTCTCGCTACAAGATTACCTTTTTATTTCTTTATTCGTGCCCTTTGCGTCCTACCCTGCGGGAAGCCCTCCGGGTTCGGGGGTTCGCAATCGTGATGGGAACCGCCAAGACTGCGACCCCCTCACCGCTCTGGGTCTATGCGGTTCGTTAAAGAAGCTTTAGGTAGTCTTGCATGAGATAGCAATAATTCCCATTTATTAGAACCACAGATAAACACAGATGAAGATATTATCTATCTGCGTTCATCTGCGTTTATCGGCGGTTAAAAATATCAAATCCAAAATTCAAAATTGAGTATGCCAACTATCAACGAGATTGTAAATTATGCCAAGGAAAATGCTGAGAAACTTGGCATCAAAAAATTTGACATTTATGGCTCTACTGTAGATGAAACTAGCGTACAAGTAGATCGAGGTGAGCCAAAACAAGTTAAAGCCTCTAATCGTTCTGGCGTTACCGTTCGTGTCTGGAATGAAGACAATACAATGGGTGTCACTAGCACTACAGATGTAGATCCAAAGGGATTGGAGTTAGCTTTAAAAACTGCTTACGAAGCTAGTTTCTTTGGCGTCAAAGAAAATGTTCCTGATTTCAGCCCTGAAGCTACTGTTCCTATCGAAAATATCCCTCACGATAAAGCACCCCAAGCACCTGTTTCTGAACTCATAGACAAGTTACTGGTAGCTGAACAAGAATTACTGTCAGCACATCCAGCAATTAAAGGTGTACCATATAACGGCTTGGCGCAAAGAGATATTGACCGCTTCTATCTTAATAGTGAGGGTGCGGCCAGAACTGAATCTCACTCTTTAACATCGGTATATCTTTACAGCAAAACTGAAGAAGAAGGAAAAAAACCCCGCAGTGCTGGTGCTTTTAGAATCAACCGCAATTTAAATAATCTAGACATTAATGGTTGTATTCAAGAAACTGCCGAAAAAACGATCAGTCACTTGAACTATGAAAAAGTCAAGTCTGGTAAGTATTTAGTTGTGTTTTCACCAGAAGCTTTTTTAAGTTTGTTGGGTGCTTTTTCTAATTTATTCAATGCTCAAAGTATTCTAGATCATCAAAGTTTATCTACCCCTGATGATTTAGGTAAGCAAATTGCTTCTCCTTTACTTTCGGTAGTTGATGATGCACTACATCCAGCTAACGTAGGTGCAGAAACTTTTGATGGTGAAGGTACTCCTACACGTCAGGTTTCTCTAATAGAAAAGGGTGTTTTAAAAAGCTTTCTGCACAGTGC
The genomic region above belongs to Calothrix sp. NIES-2098 and contains:
- a CDS encoding peptidase U62 modulator of DNA gyrase, with amino-acid sequence MPTINEIVNYAKENAEKLGIKKFDIYGSTVDETSVQVDRGEPKQVKASNRSGVTVRVWNEDNTMGVTSTTDVDPKGLELALKTAYEASFFGVKENVPDFSPEATVPIENIPHDKAPQAPVSELIDKLLVAEQELLSAHPAIKGVPYNGLAQRDIDRFYLNSEGAARTESHSLTSVYLYSKTEEEGKKPRSAGAFRINRNLNNLDINGCIQETAEKTISHLNYEKVKSGKYLVVFSPEAFLSLLGAFSNLFNAQSILDHQSLSTPDDLGKQIASPLLSVVDDALHPANVGAETFDGEGTPTRQVSLIEKGVLKSFLHSAGTAKRMNAQPTGNASIGAKVSVSPNFFHVFRAADPEQELSLETAENVILIDDLQALHAGVKALQGSFSLPFDGWLINKGVKTSIESATVAGDFLELLKSIICVEKEVELTPGGVCPRIWVNELSITGD